One window of the Eucalyptus grandis isolate ANBG69807.140 chromosome 8, ASM1654582v1, whole genome shotgun sequence genome contains the following:
- the LOC120286500 gene encoding probable polygalacturonase At1g80170 produces MDRLFILFLNLLMVVHAAANKIEYGKFSILEEFESLHVEEENEVEDPDIPSWAGQRDGKVLVNVDSFGAAGDGISDDTQAFLKAWAMACATPKAVFLVPPGRRYLVNATRFNGPCSDKLVIQIDGTIVAPNEPSNWDPKSARIWLDFYKLNGVLFQGNGIIDGSGSKWWAASCKKNKTNPCRGAPTALTIDSSSSIKVKGLTIQNSQQMHFVISRSDSVQVSGVLVSAPGDSPNTDGIHITESTNVVLQDCKIGTGDDCVSIVNASSNIKMKRIFCGPGHGISIGSLGKDNSTGIVTKVVLDTAFLRETTNGLRIKTWQGGSGYVRAVRFDNVRMENVANPIIIDQFYCDSPTTCQIQTSAVKISQIMYRNITGTTKSEQAMKFACSDTVPCSDIVLSNINLESEDVTVETYCHSAEGFGYGVVHPSADCLSSQDKDLISIGWAQEAATVRPIDEHIVHTEL; encoded by the exons GATATTCCATCATGGGCTGGCCAACGTGATGGCAAGGTCCTGGTGAACGTGGATAGCTTCGGGGCAGCTGGAGATGGAATATCTGATGATACTCAG GCCTTCCTAAAGGCATGGGCTATGGCCTGCGCAACACCAAAAGCTGTTTTCTTGGTACCCCCAGGACGCCGTTATCTAGTCAATGCCACGCGATTCAATGGACCGTGTTCAGATAAGTTAGTCATACAG ATAGATGGGACAATAGTTGCACCTAACGAGCCCAGTAATTGGGATCCAAAGTCTGCACGAATTTGGCTCGATTTTTATAAGCTAAATGGAGTTCTTTTCCAAGGCAATGGCATTATTGATGGATCAGGCAGTAAATGGTGGGCTGCATCttgcaaaaagaacaaaacaaat CCTTGCCGAGGTGCACCCACG GCCCTGACAATTGATTCTAGCTCATCCATAAAGGTGAAGGGACTCACAATTCAGAACAGCCAACAGATGCATTTTGTGATTTCCCGCTCTGATTCAGTTCAGGTGTCTGGAGTGCTAGTCTCGGCTCCAGGAGATAGTCCAAACACTGATGGAATCCATATCACTGAATCCACTAATGTTGTCCTCCAAGATTGCAAAATAGGAACAG GAGATGATTGTGTCTCCATTGTTAATGCTAGCTCCAACATTAAAATGAAGAGAATATTCTGTGGACCAGGACATGGAATAAG CATTGGAAGCCTTGGGAAGGACAACTCAACCGGCATTGTCACAAAAGTGGTCCTAGACACAGCATTCCTTAGAGAGACCACCAATGGACTGAGAATAAAAACTTGGCAG GGTGGATCTGGTTATGTCCGTGCAGTCCGGTTCGACAATGTGAGGATGGAAAATGTTGCGAATCCAATCATTATTGACCAGTTCTATTGTGATTCACCAACTACCTGTCAAATTCAG ACGTCAGCTGTGAAAATTAGCCAGATAATGTACCGGAACATCACTGGGACCACGAAGAGTGAGCAGGCCATGAAATTCGCTTGCAGCGACACCGTTCCATGCAGCGACATCGTCCTCAGCAATATCAACCTGGAAAGTGAGGATGTGACTGTGGAGACATACTGCCACTCCGCTGAAGGGTTTGGCTATGGTGTTGTGCATCCCTCGGCTGACTGCCTCAGTTCACAAGATAAGGACTTAATTTCTATTGGCTGGGCTCAGGAAGCTGCGACTGTCCGACCTATCGATGAGCATATTGTTCACACTGAgctctga